Proteins from a single region of Antechinus flavipes isolate AdamAnt ecotype Samford, QLD, Australia chromosome 2, AdamAnt_v2, whole genome shotgun sequence:
- the EGFL7 gene encoding epidermal growth factor-like protein 7 isoform X1: MWSPGAFLVTWIFILGVNSTEHFYRPGRRICSTAATRETVPVTESYIQRVYQPYITLCEGQRACSTYRTIYKTAYRHTPRTISPPQYACCPGWRRSNGLPGCGTALCQPPCQNGGSCARPGRCRCSAGWQGDTCQTDVDECSQPGHGCPQDCINVPGSYHCQCQEGYELSSDGRLCQPRSGSPQVTSALCPTGQPQPEASDEMKEEMQKLRNRVDVLEEKLQLMLAPFHSLAPQAPEDGLSADHISLLSHSFQQLDRIDSLSEQILFLEERLETCKWMASFPLPTPSNEPPIKGNWLLTVSLPLHCWFSIFLRKESFSSIMLRAL; encoded by the exons CCGTAGGATATGCTCCACAGCAGCTACCAGGGAAACTGTCCCCGTCACGGAGTCCTACATCCAGAGGGTCTACCAGCCCTACATTACCCTCTGTGAAGGCCAGAGAGCTTGCAGCACCTATCG GACCATCTATAAGACTGCTTACCGACACACCCCTCGGACAATCTCCCCACCACAATATGCTTGCTGCCCGGGCTGGAGAAGAAGTAATGGGCTCCCTGGTTGTGGCACAG CACTATGCCAGCCACCTTGCCAGAACGGAGGAAGCTGCGCCAGGCCTGGAAGATGCAGATGCTCTGCAGGGTGGCAGGGAGACACTTGCCAAACAG ATGTGGATGAGTGTAGTCAACCTGGTCACGGCTGCCCCCAGGATTGCATCAACGTTCCCGGGAGTTACCACTGCCAGTGCCAGGAGGGATATGAGCTATCTTCGGATGGGAGACTGTGCCAGCCTCGGAGTGGTTCCCCACAAGTGACCTCAGCTCTCTGTCCCACTGGGCAGCCTCAGCCAG AGGCTTCTgatgaaatgaaagaagaaatgcaaaaactAAGGAATCGAGTGGATGTGTTGGAGGAG AAGCTGCAGCTGATGCTGGCTCCCTTCCACAGCCTGGCACCCCAGGCCCCAGAGGACGGGCTGTCTGCTGACCACATCAGCCTTCTGTCCCACTCTTTCCAGCAGCTGGATCGGATTGATTCCCTGAGTGAGCAGATTCTGTTCCTGGAGGAACGGCTAGAGACCTGTAAGTGGATggcttcttttcctctccctaccCCAAGTAATGAGCCTCCGATTAAAGGAAACTGGCTCCTCACTGTGAGCCTTCCTTTGCACTGCTGGTTCTCTATCTTCTTACGTAAGGAGTCTTTCTCCTCCATCATGCTGAGAGCTCTGTAA
- the EGFL7 gene encoding epidermal growth factor-like protein 7 isoform X2, which yields MWSPGAFLVTWIFILGVNSTEHFYRPGRRICSTAATRETVPVTESYIQRVYQPYITLCEGQRACSTYRTIYKTAYRHTPRTISPPQYACCPGWRRSNGLPGCGTALCQPPCQNGGSCARPGRCRCSAGWQGDTCQTDVDECSQPGHGCPQDCINVPGSYHCQCQEGYELSSDGRLCQPRSGSPQVTSALCPTGQPQPEASDEMKEEMQKLRNRVDVLEEKLQLMLAPFHSLAPQAPEDGLSADHISLLSHSFQQLDRIDSLSEQILFLEERLETCSCKNKQ from the exons CCGTAGGATATGCTCCACAGCAGCTACCAGGGAAACTGTCCCCGTCACGGAGTCCTACATCCAGAGGGTCTACCAGCCCTACATTACCCTCTGTGAAGGCCAGAGAGCTTGCAGCACCTATCG GACCATCTATAAGACTGCTTACCGACACACCCCTCGGACAATCTCCCCACCACAATATGCTTGCTGCCCGGGCTGGAGAAGAAGTAATGGGCTCCCTGGTTGTGGCACAG CACTATGCCAGCCACCTTGCCAGAACGGAGGAAGCTGCGCCAGGCCTGGAAGATGCAGATGCTCTGCAGGGTGGCAGGGAGACACTTGCCAAACAG ATGTGGATGAGTGTAGTCAACCTGGTCACGGCTGCCCCCAGGATTGCATCAACGTTCCCGGGAGTTACCACTGCCAGTGCCAGGAGGGATATGAGCTATCTTCGGATGGGAGACTGTGCCAGCCTCGGAGTGGTTCCCCACAAGTGACCTCAGCTCTCTGTCCCACTGGGCAGCCTCAGCCAG AGGCTTCTgatgaaatgaaagaagaaatgcaaaaactAAGGAATCGAGTGGATGTGTTGGAGGAG AAGCTGCAGCTGATGCTGGCTCCCTTCCACAGCCTGGCACCCCAGGCCCCAGAGGACGGGCTGTCTGCTGACCACATCAGCCTTCTGTCCCACTCTTTCCAGCAGCTGGATCGGATTGATTCCCTGAGTGAGCAGATTCTGTTCCTGGAGGAACGGCTAGAGACCT GTTCCTGCAAGAATAAGCAATGA